In Pectinophora gossypiella chromosome 1, ilPecGoss1.1, whole genome shotgun sequence, one genomic interval encodes:
- the LOC126366516 gene encoding reactive oxygen species modulator 1, translating to MPVPGGLYQNQGPSCFDKMKMGFLIGFCVGMASGGLFGGFTALRYGARGKELVHSVGKVMLQGGGTFGTFMAIGTGIRC from the exons ATGCCCGTTCCCGGTGGTTTATACCAAAACCAAGGCCCTTCATGTTTTGACAAAATGAAAATGGGATTCTTAATTGGTTTTTGTGTTGGTATGGCGAGTGGCGGTCTCTTCGGTGGTTTCACTGCTTTGAG atacGGCGCTAGAGGGAAAGAGTTGGTACATTCTGTTGGAAAAGTGATGCTGCAGGGAGGAGGCACGTTCGGCACTTTTATGGCCATAGGCACTGGAATTCGCTGTTGA